The region agccgacacaaagcgcgggaaaatgtgcacgcgcgagccacaattggttttggtttcacttctgattggttgaaaaaatggcgcgagaactttgaaccaatcactgagtgaagtaaatgcaaaaccaaagcaattcgctaattactttcgacactcaattgaaaaccgctctaagttaatttaactttaatttaatttagttgaactttattcattcatttcaatgaaagggaaggataccagaggttatcccaattGAGGGTATCCGGCCGCAGCCGGATGTAtttgactgagagtcgattttgctgagggaggaaaactggagtacccggagaaaaaacctcggagtcagattgtgATTGTCATGACTGAAACTCTGCCAACATTCGACTTCGGTCCCAAGGGTTGAAGCCGAaacgcagaggtggaaggcacacTTCTCCCTCCATTCCAGCTGTTTCaatattagggaatttaagatctatgacggcgacggtcgacgaaaacgtcacctcaaaatataacttggctctatcgtaagtctgccgcgattattcagtctcgttcacgtcctacaatgtgggcgaagtatcctaaagataaattggtacgagcggtttcaaagttaaaatagagaataaatGATTCTCTgctgcatgcttacgttgtcgtcaaaaccccaAATTTGGTGATgtcacgtcgttgttatgcagaggaccgctaagatacttgctaaaattcgtgctgcacgtgcagcacgattattgattctcttttaaccaatgatattactgttttgtggcgatgtcgtagtcgtagccgtcgccgtttcttaaattccctaatataAGCTGTGTACGGTCGCCCATTTCGCCTCCCACCACAACCAGTTGCTTTTCCAAGTTTCATGCTCACAAtactgaaaactgcattttcaAGACTCCACTTCTTGTAATTTTCACAGAAAGCCTGACCCCCATATAAGTAAAACACTAGATCATGGGATAAATGCAATTCTAAAGTTTTGATTGCTTTTACCATCATGGTATGATATTATAGGCTATTATACaatgctctacaaatatcagtaactctacacatcagttttttttttacaaattaaagtAGCAAGATTCATCCATAATTTTTGGGCGTTTTTAATACTACCATTTTACCACTTGCGCTTGTTAGATATATATGAGCTAAAAGGtttaaaattggagatttagctaagtttaacaagttcttttgctttttgaaatagcACAATGCTTTCTGTGAGCAAACTTGTCCTTCAACGATCGAAACCttcattctcccaactagtaTCATGGGGTTCTTTGTTCGGTAGTCATGGGAGTTTGGCATTATATCAAGATCATACCTCTTaggctgataataatcttcattctaaatacctgtctttcattgaaattgtgaagagaatttacttATCGATCACTCCCTGGAGTCAAAGGTTTAAGTGTTAATATGCGGCTAATTCCTCTTCCTTTTACATGGCGAATCGCTGTTACAGCTAGCCaaccgtgcataggtttttgtAAGCGTAACCAACTACAGAAAGGAACACTTTCTTCCTATCAAAGTGCACATCAGtgactcaaatatttttcgtggTTAAGATAAATCTTCTAACCAaatatatacatcttattcgatggtttaacatacaATAGGCGAGGATATTTTGGCGAGGATATTTTGGGTAgtaatacgagcaatgagcaaaatgtccgcgagtattatatgttaaaccatcgaatagagcgagtttcaatcgagtgtcgtaaaaccaaaaccaaagtaattactttggccaatcaaaaaggacggagacaatccagtaaaccaatcaaaactcgaagaaattacacgtagccgcCACAAACCGCGGGAAGATGTGCACGCgggagccacgattggttttggtttcacttctgattggttgaaaaaagggcgtgagaactttgaaccaatcactcagtgaagtaatgcaaaaccaaagcaactcgctaattactttcgacattcattcattcattcgtcTCCGAACCTTATGCggatgctcagtacggaaaactcggAGTCGTAGTCGTCCTCGACCTCCGATCTAAATGTCCCGAATGACTGCTTGTTCTGCCAACTTTACGTAAATCATACGACACTCGAAAAGctaaatttaaggacggtgcctactattgttattgcgcatacgttctgcgcatctcgagatactctgatTTCCTATGTGTGGTGCTTACTATAaataaagggatatttttgcgcggctcaaAAGTACGcggagaaagcaaaacttagtaagtgctcttggtatctaaATAGAAAAtgtggggtaaccacgcatttttcagagataattaagcttcattttggaaaagaacgccatacattgctctgcattttaaagctttttacaaattttattgGCTTGAAAAGTTCAAGGAAGACTTACAAATAAGCTGCGTTCAGACGTTCGTTTCTTAACGTTTCACGCCCTCTCTAAAGAACAGAATATctggggccgtttctcgaaagtcccgaaaacttttcgggcccgaaaagccatttgtgaacctgtcaactgcttgttcaggaaagccgatcttgttttcaaggtaacaaaagtTTGAAGActcaaatcctctccgttcttgagatacagagggaattgtcaaacccgaaaatggcccgtaaagttcctggactttcgagaaacgggcctctgaTGTAAAATTCACTCGATGTTCACCTCAGTCGAGTGAAGTCCTTTTTTTGGATCGTTGGCTATGCGCTTTGTTTGCAGGGATTATCTTTATAGAGAGACATGTGTCTTCTCCTTCCTTAAATGATGGTGAACGGTCGTGTTTCACGTTGTGTCGTGAAAGTAAGATCGAGAGATTGGTGTCAATTGCTAATCAGATAGAGAtaccctgggcccggttgttcaaaagccgattaacttaatccaggattaggtaaacttttctttcatgtttccaACGTTTTGGTGacaatttcttttgcttatatttgtttttcaagattggcttcttctaatgtaaagttttgccgaatatcagcattgaagagcatttgggagtagaggagTAAACTCCTCGGTTactttttaatctgggattagcgttaatcagcttttgaacaaccgggccccgAACGTTATATGCAACCGAGTCCCATAACCTCTTTTAAAAACTACTTCCCAGGAACGTCTCATTGGTTTTCTTACGATGTCACGTGGTAAAATGTTTCTATCTCGCTTGGTGTAAAGTGATAGCTTCCTGCCAGAAAAGTCTTGCCGTCCACGCCGGGTGGTACTTGGTAGGATCCACCAAGGTTTGCGAAGGAATCTGAGTTGCTGTTAGCATAGTCTACAATGTGCAAATCGAACCCAGTCCCAAACGTTGGGCCATAAGGATCAGCAGCATAAATGGAGTATCCAGAGCGTTGGGTTAATTTAATCGGTTCAGCAGTTTCAAGGTTTGCCAAGGAGAACAGGAAGGCTTCTGGATCGACTAAAAATCCCCTTGAACCacctgaattaaaaaaaaacactacattTTAGATATGTTGTGGTGAAAAACTGCAAGCGAATTGAAATACACCTCTTGGGGTTTTCTCCTCTTAATTTTACGATAATTTACGATTTTTCTCTTCTCTCTTTACAAAGATTATGGCAACAtcaatacatatatatataattactggttacactttgtttaaatttcagtatTTGTGCTCCTTAAAAAGATGACCTTTGCAAGTTCAGATGCGTGTTTCCTTCGTGTTTTCCTTTAAGCTGGAATGAAATGCCCAAATATTGATGGAAGTGGGCCTCTCCAAGTTTATATGTTGTCTTTTAAAATGGCGAATAATTTCAAACTGCCCAGCATTTACACTGTTGTTATactttttcgttatattttctGCAGAAAATGGCAAATGGTATGTCTTATGAAGTAACCAGAACAATTACTACAGCGTGGTTTCCATCCCTGGCTGAAGTAACCGTTAGTAGAAAACCCTTGATTACATCTGAACGTCATCTGAATCTTACACTGCATAATGTGAATGACAATTGCTAAGAAATGATCCATAGAAAGAGCCATTCTGTACTTTTAATTTAttaagtaatatatcaaacacgagagggagtgtttcatcggatatccaaacaccgagaagcgagttgaaaaacgaggccgaaggccgagttttttaaccgatttcgaggtggttgatATCTGATGagacactctttcgagtgtttgatattgcttctcaaaggaatcagtattttaagagatatttgggatcaaagttggcgaaattttatgctaattaagaccacatatccaaacttccttcacggtagtgatctcttttgtttttggcttatgaattattaatgagtttgagaatattaCATAACTAATGTATCCAATACATAGTAATGCTGCGGTACATTTATTAAAAGTGACATTTTAACATTTATCATTGATAACCCTCTTCATATCAGTAGATAATAAGCGCAATAAtgcacgaattttgattggttctcactaataatctattagaggacagatgcatagctgacgtcatcatcaaaaactttgaagTCTTTTTAATATAGAACAAGTAGATTCCacgttgccgtgcgtctgttcagtaatagatcacagaagacgtcaaaacttGGTAAGAATAtcagtggcacacgaggcgattgCACATTTTGTCGTCAGCTATGATCTGTTACTTACTGTGCCTGAAGAGACACCACAGACACacatggcaacatggaatctatttgttaaaagTTAGCCATTGTTATACATGAGCTGTTATACCATGCTGTGCAAATACTGCGGAAGTGCTTCTCCGTGTAGAATCAGCTACACACGTTTTCTATATTGTTGAGGACACGGGTTTCTTTGCTGTAGGAGGATACGGGTGAGCGCGGGAAAAAAACTCTTAAGATGGATTTCCACTGTCGCAAATAgaccttctccaaaatggcggtcgAAAATTCGAATAAGTTAAAATTGAAAACTAATACCAGAAATGGAAATAGCACCTTTAGTTAAGTAACCCTGCCAAGTTTCGGCATTTTTGgtgtaatatcagctgagaaaatgtaagttgaaaaatgaacaatttacagacgtttgtatgatTGGGCTACTCATGGCTACTCATATATCGGTATGGCGTATACCCCcagtcatacaaacgtctgtaaatttgtcaaatttaaaCTTACGTTTTCTCAGCTGAAAAAACACctaatacgctgaaactttgcagggttactataGTGAAGGTGCTcgttctatttctggtatctgtttttcattcagttcaattttaactcattcaaatccgttGCCACCATTTTGGAGTAGGGTCGATTTTTACGCGCGTGCAAGTACGTAAACTTGAATTTTCCTTACGCGCGTAAATAAAATAGAGACGCTGTATAAAATTTCGCGCGTGAACGTACCAGTCGAACCTCGCTCAACGTTAGTTTACCCGTGGCTACTCGTACATCGTCTCTATTTTATTTACGAACGTAAAGCCAATTCAAGGTTACGTACTCGTAGGCGGGTAAAAATTCGCAACAGGGGAAATCCACCTTTAGAAGCGACATAATGTTACTGTCACTCACCCCATGATTTGCTGGTGAATCCACCAAATATGTTGCTAGACACCTTCACTATGGTAACAGTTGACCCTTTTCCATCACAGTTGGCGTGGAAAGGGGAAACGCCCCAGCCATGTTGAGTTGCTCGCCAGCAGAGTTTCCAGTAACGATCGCTGTGGGTGACGGGCTTTAACCATTCTCCCATCTTGGCCAAGTATTCTGGATTGTCTCCAATGATGACAGACTTTTCTAGACCCTTTACTGctgtaaatatgaaaaaaaaaaaacgcatttCATTTAGACCGCAAGAGAAAGTGTGTACTTGGAAGTGTGTAGGCCATTATAGCTAttgtgaaaaaaatttgaaaacagccAGTTTAAGTACGTAATGCAACCCCGTCCTCTACCACAAACAGACGATCTTTTTTACTTGTCTCCACCGCTCTCTCCCATAGGCATCGTAGGGTACTTTTGTAACTTTTTCCTCCTTTTGCTATAATTCGCCCAGTTTTGTATGGTAACACACAACAACGTTTCAGTGGATACCTTATATTAAACACTGATCCCCATGCTGACCGACACTCAacaaataactttaaatcaaaGGGATTGTGACGCTTTGTTATGGCAAGGAGATTACAAAAGATCCCTAGTCGTTGGTGAGCACctttttaaaagcttttaaatCCATTTCCCTGCCAAATTGTGGCTTTTGCCTTACCATATATACGCCACAAGATTCTCTCAATTACCACAGTAATTTAAATTTGAGATATTGCGCCCCGGCAAATTTTGCCGTGTATACGTTTGACTTTTCATGTCCATGAAAAGAATCTTGATTCAGATAAAACGCGTTTTTTGCATCGCTGGTTTGAAAAAGCCGTTGAGCCCTTTTGAAACATTCAACATCCACCAAATTTTGAGAGAGGTTAAAGACGTCCTTTTGTAATCTGATAAGGAAAACATTTAGTGAATTGGATGTTTTCTTACTTTTTGGTGGATTTTTCAAGTTACCGATGTCTCAAACTGGCAAAGTTACAAAAGGTTCCTAGTTGCTAGAGGTTCCAACAAGTGATTTTGATGTGATTTCTTTAGAGATAGGAAACAAAAGTGCAATCAACCTAAACAATAGTACAGTAGAAATAAGTGCTAAAAATTTCAGCTCTTTTCTGTAATTTGCGAAAGAACTAGGGTTTATAAAACAA is a window of Montipora foliosa isolate CH-2021 chromosome 5, ASM3666993v2, whole genome shotgun sequence DNA encoding:
- the LOC138003503 gene encoding uncharacterized protein; protein product: MVLRNKFIFSQARSVFRLKSSVYLCGRNMDVPKTAFFLALSSSLFSVAVISEASEGQTAVKGLEKSVIIGDNPEYLAKMGEWLKPVTHSDRYWKLCWRATQHGWGVSPFHANCDGKGSTVTIVKVSSNIFGGFTSKSWGGSRGFLVDPEAFLFSLANLETAEPIKLTQRSGYSIYAADPYGPTFGTGFDLHIVDYANSNSDSFANLGGSYQVPPGVDGKTFLAGSYHFTPSEIETFYHVTS